The Pseudorhodobacter turbinis genome contains a region encoding:
- a CDS encoding helix-turn-helix domain-containing protein produces MSFDPVQSVTKAFTVLEYVNRRGLASIKDIHETTGIPKPTIVRLLQTLVGVGYVAQDERTRGYHVTATVNRLSSGFHGAPMVIEVAHPLANALTDDIMWPCAICMLDLDAVVINYSTTSSSPIAPFHASLGRRLSLGGRALGRAYACFCPQAEQDILRSVMRTSRDPENYSITDEAFKLMVSQARKDGFVERNADLEPRSSGTIAFPIMLGERVMATFGVTYFRSAIDKAQTREALIDKTRDTVTKIEAALEAAYWP; encoded by the coding sequence ATGAGCTTCGATCCGGTCCAATCCGTAACAAAGGCCTTCACCGTTCTTGAGTATGTAAACCGTCGCGGGCTTGCATCTATTAAAGACATCCACGAAACCACGGGCATCCCCAAACCCACTATCGTGCGGTTGCTGCAAACGCTTGTAGGTGTTGGCTATGTGGCCCAAGACGAACGAACACGTGGGTATCATGTTACAGCAACCGTGAACCGCCTAAGTTCCGGGTTTCATGGCGCTCCGATGGTCATTGAAGTCGCCCATCCGTTGGCCAATGCCCTGACCGATGACATTATGTGGCCCTGTGCGATCTGCATGCTTGATCTTGATGCCGTTGTTATCAATTACAGCACAACATCCAGCAGCCCCATCGCGCCCTTTCATGCATCTCTTGGGCGCAGGCTAAGCTTGGGCGGCCGTGCGCTTGGGCGCGCCTACGCATGTTTTTGCCCGCAAGCAGAACAGGATATTTTGCGCAGCGTCATGCGGACGTCGAGAGACCCCGAGAACTACAGCATCACAGATGAAGCTTTCAAACTCATGGTTTCTCAGGCCCGCAAGGATGGTTTCGTCGAAAGGAACGCCGATCTGGAACCAAGGTCGTCAGGTACAATTGCCTTCCCAATCATGCTCGGCGAGAGGGTTATGGCAACTTTCGGCGTTACTTATTTTCGATCGGCTATTGATAAAGCACAGACTCGTGAGGCACTGATTGACAAGACCCGCGACACCGTAACCAAGATTGAGGCCGCATTAGAAGCGGCCTATTGGCCTTAA
- a CDS encoding HpcH/HpaI aldolase family protein, whose protein sequence is MAQQVSTLSLREKIAQGTLMKGSFVKMAGPSSVEIMGAVGFDFVVIDLEHGVFGNAATDTSLLAAKAAGIAAVIRVPSFEGDSIATALDAGATGILAPHISSVADANALVGKCRYRGGRRGFSGVTRAGNYGGNRMWEHIDAADAAIGVIAMIEDPEALLVIDEILAVEGLDAVFVGRGDLTVAFNAPSRDSTCVVNAVDRILAAAKQHGKAVWLMVESAEEAADFAAKGASSFIISSDQSVLYRNCAKISKEFDSLVSQD, encoded by the coding sequence TTGGCACAACAAGTATCAACCCTGAGTTTACGCGAAAAAATTGCCCAAGGCACTTTGATGAAGGGAAGTTTCGTAAAGATGGCTGGGCCCTCAAGCGTAGAGATCATGGGGGCTGTCGGATTTGATTTCGTGGTTATTGATTTAGAACACGGCGTGTTCGGGAATGCGGCAACTGATACTTCGCTTTTGGCTGCAAAGGCTGCGGGGATCGCGGCTGTTATCCGAGTTCCTTCGTTTGAAGGAGATAGCATTGCAACAGCGCTCGACGCCGGCGCGACAGGGATTCTTGCGCCACATATTTCCAGTGTTGCAGATGCCAACGCGCTTGTAGGAAAGTGTCGTTATCGCGGCGGGCGGCGCGGTTTTTCAGGCGTGACACGGGCTGGAAATTATGGCGGTAACCGCATGTGGGAACATATTGATGCGGCCGATGCCGCCATCGGTGTCATCGCGATGATTGAAGATCCAGAAGCGCTTTTGGTTATCGATGAGATACTAGCTGTTGAAGGGCTGGATGCGGTGTTTGTCGGTCGCGGGGACTTGACCGTCGCCTTTAATGCGCCGTCGCGCGACAGTACATGTGTCGTGAATGCCGTCGATAGGATTCTGGCGGCAGCAAAACAGCATGGTAAGGCCGTTTGGCTGATGGTTGAGAGTGCGGAAGAGGCAGCTGATTTTGCAGCCAAAGGCGCTAGTTCATTTATTATTTCGTCAGACCAAAGCGTGCTTTACCGAAACTGTGCCAAAATTTCAAAAGAGTTCGATAGCCTAGTCAGTCAAGATTGA
- a CDS encoding flavin reductase family protein, translating to MANPDPIFVDIRKRDYKRGIFNAIIAPRPIGWISTLGADGKANLAPYSYFNIMSNDPPLLVFSCNTPEDRPEKDTLRNLRETGEFVFNLVSYDLVNEMNATSAPVPHDVDEFEYAGLEKAACQFVNVPRVARSPVSLECKVVETHRFGEEQGGPSVNVTFGKIIGMHIAPGFLDDNGYFNTALAQPVTRLGGAEYAISQPTFELQRQFVRANENNY from the coding sequence ATGGCAAATCCGGATCCTATTTTTGTAGATATTAGAAAGCGTGACTATAAGCGCGGTATCTTTAATGCCATCATTGCTCCGCGACCAATTGGATGGATTAGTACACTCGGCGCAGATGGAAAAGCCAACCTTGCCCCCTATTCATACTTTAACATCATGAGCAACGATCCCCCTTTGCTCGTCTTTTCGTGCAATACTCCCGAAGATCGCCCCGAAAAAGACACCTTACGCAATTTGCGTGAAACAGGCGAATTCGTTTTCAATTTGGTCAGCTATGATCTGGTGAACGAGATGAACGCGACCTCTGCACCGGTCCCTCATGATGTTGATGAATTCGAATATGCAGGACTTGAAAAAGCGGCATGCCAATTTGTGAACGTTCCGCGCGTTGCGCGCTCGCCGGTTTCTCTTGAGTGCAAAGTGGTTGAGACACATAGGTTTGGTGAAGAACAAGGCGGCCCATCAGTGAACGTCACCTTTGGAAAAATTATCGGCATGCATATTGCCCCCGGCTTTCTGGACGATAACGGGTATTTCAACACTGCGCTTGCCCAACCCGTAACGCGGCTTGGCGGGGCGGAATATGCGATCTCGCAACCAACTTTCGAACTGCAGCGCCAATTCGTTCGTGCAAACGAAAACAATTATTAG
- a CDS encoding amidohydrolase family protein, with translation MNSNANPTADHTATGICDCHVHVFDEPENYPFENAPAYEPPYAPVSALRNTADEAGIERLVLVQPTPYGRDLGLLLKSLNDFGDQARGIGVADATTTVDDLARMKKLGIRGLRFVENRLDDGTRMPGTTPLDVLLDHLAPKLAEIGMHAEIWAPLPVVLSHWSRLSRCGVRLVLDHMGSFDSSLGVNHEYFQRLLSLTRDGDVSVKLSICRRPAKGQGFDTIRPFHDALVEANAGQLLWATDFPFVRYPAPTPDVARLLSLFRSWINDTRLERQILLENPSQLYWANKLPESEYVIDERLA, from the coding sequence ATGAATTCGAATGCTAACCCAACCGCCGATCATACCGCCACTGGTATATGCGATTGTCATGTACATGTTTTTGACGAACCGGAAAATTATCCTTTCGAAAACGCACCGGCATATGAGCCCCCGTACGCACCAGTGTCCGCACTGCGCAATACTGCGGATGAAGCCGGAATTGAGCGTCTCGTGCTTGTTCAACCGACACCCTATGGACGGGACCTTGGGCTATTGCTGAAATCCTTAAACGATTTTGGCGATCAAGCACGTGGGATCGGTGTTGCCGATGCCACAACGACCGTCGATGATCTTGCGCGTATGAAAAAGCTGGGAATACGCGGCCTTCGGTTTGTTGAAAACCGTCTTGATGATGGGACCCGGATGCCTGGTACTACGCCGCTGGATGTGTTGCTGGACCACCTCGCTCCGAAACTTGCCGAAATCGGCATGCATGCGGAAATTTGGGCCCCCTTACCTGTTGTGCTGTCGCATTGGTCGCGCCTATCACGTTGCGGCGTGCGCCTCGTGCTGGATCACATGGGTAGCTTTGACAGCTCGCTAGGCGTCAACCACGAGTATTTTCAACGACTATTATCTCTGACACGTGACGGCGACGTGTCAGTCAAGCTCTCGATTTGCCGACGCCCGGCTAAGGGCCAAGGATTTGATACCATCCGCCCCTTCCACGATGCGCTTGTCGAAGCCAATGCCGGTCAACTGCTTTGGGCAACAGACTTTCCATTTGTACGATATCCGGCACCCACTCCTGATGTCGCGCGATTGCTTTCGTTATTCCGAAGCTGGATCAATGATACCAGGTTGGAACGTCAAATTCTGCTCGAGAACCCCAGTCAGTTGTATTGGGCTAATAAACTCCCCGAATCTGAATATGTAATTGACGAGCGCTTGGCCTAA